The genomic segment TTGGTTTGAAGTGGGTACTGGTGTGATCAAGCAGTACGGCATGTCATTCGTTACGAAAATGAAAGAAACATTCCCGGAGCATACCATCGTTGCCGATATGAAAACGTGCGATGCGGGGAAGCATGAAGCTTTGCAAGCATTTGATGCAGGCGCTGATGTGACAACAGTGATGGCTTTCTCGCACCTCAAGACAATGACTGAAATGCTTGAGGTCGCTGAACGAACAAATCAACGCGTCATGGTCGATCTGCTCGGTGTCACAGACCGAACACTCGTCGAGAAAATATACGAGGCAGGAGCACGGTTTTTTAGCTTGCATGCAGGTAAAGATATGCAGCAAGAAGGCCAAACGGCAGCAGTATCACAGCACCGACTAGTGGCCGACCTTCCTGACGCTACATTTACAGTCGCGGGAGGAATCAACTTACAAACTGTCCCCGCATTTTTGCCCATCCAGCCTGAAGCGATCATAGTCGGGAGTGCGATTACAAAGGCGGCAGATCCCCAAGAGGCTGCCAGAGCAATTCGGGAGGTGATCAATCAGTGAAAGAGACGATGAAAACTGTAGCGAATGAAGTCCTTACAGTAGTAGAGAGAGTATCTGAGCATGAAGCTGAAGCGGTTGCTCACGCTTTGTTGGAAAGCAATCGTATCTTCGTTTCCGGTGAAGGCCGCTCCGGTTTAGTTGGAAAAACTTTTGCAATGCGGTTAATGCACGGTGGTTTTCCCGTGTTTGTGATTGGTGAAACAATCACTCCGAGTGTAGCTGAAGGAGATTTATTTCTTGCGATTTCTGGTTCAGGCTCAACAGGAAGCATTGTATCTCAAGCCGAGAAAGCGAAGCGTGCTGGAAGTCGGGTGGTTGCTGTGACAACAAACGGTACGTCGCCCTTAGCTCAATTGGCAGAGCATGTGCTTGAGATTCCAGCAGCAACAAAATACAGACGAAAAGAGGAGCCTCCAACTATTCAGCCTTTAGGAAACCAGTTCGATCAAAGTCTCCACTTAGTGTTAGACGCGATCATTATCTATGCCCTTGAAAAGAGCAAGATGGATCATGAAACAATGACAAAACGGCACGCCAATACAGAATAGGAGGACGAGGACATGGCAGATATCGTCGTAAACAAAGAAGAATTAGAAAAGCTGGTCGTAGATCGTTTGACAGAAGCAGGTTTGACAGAAGCAGTAGCGGTAAATGTGGCAGAAGTATTGGTGCATGCAGATGTCAGAGGTGTGCACTCGCATGGGGTTCTTCGGACTGAGCATTACGTGAAACGCTTAAATGAGGGTGGATTAAATCAAAACGCCAATTATACGTTCACAGCAACAGGTCCATGTAGCGGCATATTTGATGGGGACAATGGACTTGGTCACGACATTACTAAACAAGCTATGAATGAAGCGATCAAAATGGCAAAAACAAATGGACTTGGGGCAGTCGTTGTGAAAAACTCCAGCCATTGTGGCGCATTATCGTATTTTGTCCAGCAAGCTGCAAATGAAGGCTTGATTGGGATGGCGATGACACATACGGATCAAATCGTAACACCTTTCGGAGGAGCTAAGCCTTTCTTTGGGACGAATCCAATCGCTTATGGATTCCCTGCAAAAAAACATAAGCCAGTCATTATGGATATGGCGACAAGCAATGTCGCCCTTGGGAAAATTCTTCATGCAGAGGCAGCGGGAGAATCAATTCCCGAGCAATGGGGCGTAGATGAAAACGGAGAGCCGACGACCGACCCTTCACGTGTCAAGGCACTATCTCCTTTTGCTGGGCCAAAAGGCTACGGGTTGGGCATGGTTGTCGATATTATGTCTGGACTGCTTGCCGGCGCTGCTTTCGGGCCACATATAAAAACAATGTATGGCGATTATAATCAATATCGTCAGCTCGGTCATTTTGTTTGGGCGATCAATCCAGGTCAATTTACCGATCCAGCAGAATTTTTAACGCAAATGGATGCAATGATCGACGAGCTTCACGCTCAGCCTGCTGCCAAAGGGTTCTCTAAGGTCATGGTTCCAGGCGAGCCAGAGCATTTGAAGGAAGAACAGTCACTGAAAGAGGGGATTCCGGTCACAGAATCGGTTTATCAATATTTAAATGGAAGCAAATAAGTAACGAACTTATGAAGACTCCTAGGTTTGTCTGCCGGACAGCGCTAGGAGTCTAATTTCGTGACACGGTTTATGAAAAATTCATATTGGAGAAATCATTAAGCGAAAAAGCTGATGTTATCAATTGACAACCTTTAGACATATAAATTAATATAAACTACAATCAAAAAAAGAAAGCGCTTTCAAAAAAGGAGGGAATGACAGTGAACTTTGCTCGTATAATAATCATCATGACGTGTCTTCTAATGATGATCTCTGGCTGTACACCTGCGGCAGGAGAGCGAGGGGAAAAGCAAGAGATTACACTATGGTATTGGAATCGTAGTCTTGATGAAGACATTCTTGCCCAAGTTGAAGAGGTATTTCCCAATGTTGAATTAGATACCCAAAAAATTGGTGGAGATTTTAGATTGAAGCTGCAAACGACACTTGTAGGTCGTTCAGGAGGACCGGACATTATCGCTTTCAACGATTGGATTTCGCAATATTTGCCTTATGAAGAATATTTCGTCAATCTTTATGATTATGGAGCTAAGGATGTCGAAGAGCAATATTTAGAGTGGAAATGGAAGCTTGCCGAGACACAAGACGGAGAGAAATTGATCGCTTTGCCATTAGACACAGGACCTACAGGCTTATTTTATCGTGTCGATTTGTTTGAGCAAGCGGGGTTGCCTACGGACCCTGACGAAGTCGCAGAACAGTTAAGCACGTGGGATGCGTATATCGAGGCGGGGAAACAGCTGCAAGAAGAAACGGGCGTTCATATGTTTGATAGCGCCTTACAAGTCTTTCGTGCGCAATTGAGTCAAAGTCCAATGAAGCATTTTACATCTGAAAATGAATACATTGGAGACGAAGCGCACATGAAAGAAATGTGGGATCGAGCGGTCTCGGTAGCTGAGCAAGGCTTAACGTTTGGAGAAGTGAGTGGAACGGATTGGAATGCAGGATTAAATAACGGTCAGATTGCTTCCTTTGTGTCCGCTGTATGGCAAAAGAAAATTCTCGAAGATGCAGCACCAGATACAAGTGGGAAGTGGCGTATCGCAAGATCACCTGGGGGAGATGGCAACCAAGGGGGTTCGTTTCTTGGTGTCATGAACAGCTCCGAGCATAAAGAACTTTCTTATCAAATTATTGAATGGCTGATGAGTCCGGAAAATCAAACGACCGCGTACAAAACGTATGATCTATTTCCAGCAGCCAAGTCTTCGCTTGAGAGCGGTGAACTGTCTTCGGAGGAAGCATTTTTTGGAGGGCAGGACACTTCCGAGGTTTTTGTGGAATCAGCGAAAAACGTGCCAGAAACGTATTTAAGTGAATATAAACAGCTCGTAAATAGCATCTTTGAACAGGAGCTTCAGCTGGTGGAAAAGAGAGGAAAGGACCCTGAGCAAGCATGGAATGACGTACAGAAAGCCATTTCACGGGAATTGTCTCGACGATAAATTGTTAAAGAAGGGGATGAAATTCATTGAAAAACACGGTCGAAACGACGACACCCGAGTCTGTAGTTGTAAGACCACGAAAGAAAAGTCTTTATCATGACATTTGGAAGAACAGGGCGCTCTATCTGTTTATCTCACCGTTTTATATTTTGTTTTTAATTTTTGGATTATTCCCTATTTTGTATTCTGTGTTTCTTGCTTTTCAATCGTGGAACGGTCTTGGGGCCATGGAGTTCGTTGGCCTGGCACAATTTCAATATATGTTAACGGAGCCTGACTTTTGGCAGGCGGTCGGCAATACGTTTGCCATATGGTTTATATCAACAATTCCAATGCTGTTTTTTGCGATGATTCTTGCCGTCGTCCTTAATATACCGATGCTTAAATTCCGCGGAACGTATCGTACATTGTTTTTTGTAACGAATGTAACGTCGATCGTAGCTGTCGCGATTATCTTTCAATCAATCTTTAATAACGAATACGGCTTTCTTAATTATTTAATGACGTTGGTTGGTTTGGAGCCTCTGGAATGGATTAATCATGGGGTGTTGGTAAAATTTGTCCTCGCTTCTATGGTCATATGGCGTTTCACAGGCTATAACGCGATCATTTATCTCGCTGGGCTGCAAAGCATTCCGCAAACGTTATATGAAGCGGCGAAAATTGATGGTGCCAATGCGACGCAAACGTTTTTTAAAGTAACGATTCCGCTGCTGAAGCCGGTCATCTTATTCACCCTTATTATGTCAACGATCGGTGGTATGCAGTTGTTTACTGAACCTCAAGTATTGCTCGGTGACTCGGGAGGCGTTGGTGCTAGTGGGATGACCCTTTCCTTGTATATGTACGCACAAGCTTTTGTTGAAAGTCAGTTTGGATATGCAGCCGCGGTTTCGTGGGCATTATTTCTCTTGATTGGCGGTTTTTCATTCATCAATTGGAAATTTGTAAATCGGGTCTAAGGGGGGGCATTGATGGCTTCAAAACAAATGAAAATTGTTTTGCATACGATTTTACTCATCGGCGTCGTTGTGTCCATTTTTCCATTTTATTGGCTAGCTGTGATGTCAACAAACAGCACGAGTGAGATTCTTGCCTTTCCGCCTAATTTTCTTTTTGGCGACCAATTTATGACGAATGTGCAAAATGTCTTTGCGAATATTAATTTCTTCCAAGCGACGGCAAATACGTTGTTCGTTGCTGTCTTAACGACTGTCGGAACATTATTTTTCTGTTCTTTAGCCGGGTTTGCTTTTGCAAAATTTGATTTTCCAGGAAAGAATTTTCTCTTCATTTCCTTGCTAGCGACTATGATGATTCCTGCACAGCTTAGCTTTGTGCCTCAATTCCTTGTCATGGCGTTTATTGGGTGGGTAAATTCTTTTCAAGCCTTAATTGTACCTGGGCTAGCTGGTGCGTTCGGCATATTTTGGATTAGACAATACTGTCAGGAATCGGTACCTGATGAATTGCTTGACGCAGGGCGGCTTGATGGGTGTAGTCATTTTAGGCTTTACTGGCATGTGGCACTTCCTATATTGCGACCAGCGATGGCGTTTCTCGGTATATTTACGTTTATTGGTGTGTGGAATGATTACTTGTGGCCCCTCGTCGTGTTAAATGATTCGACCAAGTTTACGCTGCAGGTGATGCTCGCACAATTAAATGGTATTTATAACACAGATTACGGTATGGTCATGGCGGGTACGTTATTAGCGACATTGCCGTTAATCGTTCTGTTTGCGGTCTTCAGCCGCCAGTTTATTTCAGGAATTGCTGAAGGTGCCCTGAAAAGTTAACAGACACGCGAAAAACAGGATGCCGTCGTAGCATCCTGTTTTTGTTGAAGAAGAGGCTTTTTTACAGACAAGGTCTTACAGGTCACTGTCTTTCGTAGACACCCCCATCGTTGGTTAGCGACGTGTGATCGCAAAACTAAAAGATGCAAGTACGGACAGACAGATGCTTTTGTCCCTTTCAGACATCCTGATTTGGATAAGAAAAGCGATACTGCTTTACCTTCCAGAACGGGTCTGCTGTAATTAAACCTCTCTTCGTTGTTTAGATTATCCAGACATGACTGGAATTATTCATTTTTTTGCTTTATAAGGTTTGTTTCGTTTTTTGCTTGTTTTTTTGATACGATAAGAGAAAGTTTGACTTGATGGAGGGAAGACACAATGTCCTCATTATTATCGATACAGTCTTTAACTGGTGGGTACACACATACGAATGTCTTAAAAGATGTCACATTTGATATTAAAGCCGGCGAAATGGTCGCGTTAATTGGACTTAATGGTGCAGGAAAGAGTACAACGATAAAACATATCATCGGTCTAATGGAGGCAAAAAAAGGCCACGTCTTTATTAACGGTGAATCGTTTGTGCAATCTCCTGAGAGCTACCGACACCAATTTACATATGTTCCCGAAACGCCTTTATTGTATGACGAGCTGACGCTTCAGGAGCATCTTGAATTAACAGCGATGGCTTACGGTGTAGAGAAGAGCGTGTTTGAACAGCGGGTACCGTCACTTTTAAAAGAATTTCGCATGGAGAAGCGTTTAAATTGGTTTCCGGTCCATTTCTCTAAAGGAATGCGTCAAAAGGTCATGATCATGTGTGCGTTGCTCGTTGAACCATCTTTATATATCGTTGACGAACCTTTTGTTGGACTTGATCCGGTTGGAATCCAATCTTTTTTAACGATGATGCGTGAAAGAAAAGAAGCTGGCGCCGGTATTTTAATGTCGACACATATTTTGTCAACGGCCGAAAGGTATTGTGATCGTTTTGTCATTCTTCATGAAGGCACAGTACGAGCATTTGGAACATTAGATGAGTTGCGCCAGCAAATGAATATGCCTGAAGCGACACTCGATGATATGTATTTAAAACTGACGACTGAGGATGAAACGGTATGAATAACATCCATGATCTATGGAAAAGTCGTCTGAAAGGAACTGTACGTGAGCTAGCTCGTTACGGCAAGTATATTTTTAACGATCACTTTAAATTTGCGTTGTTGTTTGCCATTGGAGGAGGAGCTTACGTATATCAACAGTGGCTTCAAGCCTTACCTCCAGAATTCCCAACGGTGTTTGTCTGCGCCATTGTTATGGCGTTCGTTTTATCTTATAGTCCCGTATACACGTTTCTTAAATCGGCTGATATCGTGTTTATGCTTCCTTTAGAAAAGCAAATGGGATCGTATTTTTTCAAATCAGGAGGAGTCAGTTTTACGCTTCAAGCGTATGTGCTTATCATCGCCTTGGCTGCTCTTGCGCCCTTGTATTTAGCGACCGAGGGTGATGGACAAATGCTTCTGCTGGCTATTGGTGCAGCTGTACTGACAAAGATTTGGAATTTGGCCTCGGAGTGGGAGCTTTCTTATTATGTAGATTGGCGCATTCGAGCAGGAGAAAAGCTCGTTCGATTTACATTAAACGTCGT from the Litoribacterium kuwaitense genome contains:
- the hxlA gene encoding 3-hexulose-6-phosphate synthase; protein product: MKLQLALDRLSEKEAFAMAQQVKHEVDWFEVGTGVIKQYGMSFVTKMKETFPEHTIVADMKTCDAGKHEALQAFDAGADVTTVMAFSHLKTMTEMLEVAERTNQRVMVDLLGVTDRTLVEKIYEAGARFFSLHAGKDMQQEGQTAAVSQHRLVADLPDATFTVAGGINLQTVPAFLPIQPEAIIVGSAITKAADPQEAARAIREVINQ
- the hxlB gene encoding 6-phospho-3-hexuloisomerase → MKETMKTVANEVLTVVERVSEHEAEAVAHALLESNRIFVSGEGRSGLVGKTFAMRLMHGGFPVFVIGETITPSVAEGDLFLAISGSGSTGSIVSQAEKAKRAGSRVVAVTTNGTSPLAQLAEHVLEIPAATKYRRKEEPPTIQPLGNQFDQSLHLVLDAIIIYALEKSKMDHETMTKRHANTE
- the allD gene encoding ureidoglycolate dehydrogenase, translating into MADIVVNKEELEKLVVDRLTEAGLTEAVAVNVAEVLVHADVRGVHSHGVLRTEHYVKRLNEGGLNQNANYTFTATGPCSGIFDGDNGLGHDITKQAMNEAIKMAKTNGLGAVVVKNSSHCGALSYFVQQAANEGLIGMAMTHTDQIVTPFGGAKPFFGTNPIAYGFPAKKHKPVIMDMATSNVALGKILHAEAAGESIPEQWGVDENGEPTTDPSRVKALSPFAGPKGYGLGMVVDIMSGLLAGAAFGPHIKTMYGDYNQYRQLGHFVWAINPGQFTDPAEFLTQMDAMIDELHAQPAAKGFSKVMVPGEPEHLKEEQSLKEGIPVTESVYQYLNGSK
- a CDS encoding ABC transporter substrate-binding protein, which translates into the protein MNFARIIIIMTCLLMMISGCTPAAGERGEKQEITLWYWNRSLDEDILAQVEEVFPNVELDTQKIGGDFRLKLQTTLVGRSGGPDIIAFNDWISQYLPYEEYFVNLYDYGAKDVEEQYLEWKWKLAETQDGEKLIALPLDTGPTGLFYRVDLFEQAGLPTDPDEVAEQLSTWDAYIEAGKQLQEETGVHMFDSALQVFRAQLSQSPMKHFTSENEYIGDEAHMKEMWDRAVSVAEQGLTFGEVSGTDWNAGLNNGQIASFVSAVWQKKILEDAAPDTSGKWRIARSPGGDGNQGGSFLGVMNSSEHKELSYQIIEWLMSPENQTTAYKTYDLFPAAKSSLESGELSSEEAFFGGQDTSEVFVESAKNVPETYLSEYKQLVNSIFEQELQLVEKRGKDPEQAWNDVQKAISRELSRR
- a CDS encoding carbohydrate ABC transporter permease — encoded protein: MKNTVETTTPESVVVRPRKKSLYHDIWKNRALYLFISPFYILFLIFGLFPILYSVFLAFQSWNGLGAMEFVGLAQFQYMLTEPDFWQAVGNTFAIWFISTIPMLFFAMILAVVLNIPMLKFRGTYRTLFFVTNVTSIVAVAIIFQSIFNNEYGFLNYLMTLVGLEPLEWINHGVLVKFVLASMVIWRFTGYNAIIYLAGLQSIPQTLYEAAKIDGANATQTFFKVTIPLLKPVILFTLIMSTIGGMQLFTEPQVLLGDSGGVGASGMTLSLYMYAQAFVESQFGYAAAVSWALFLLIGGFSFINWKFVNRV
- a CDS encoding carbohydrate ABC transporter permease, yielding MASKQMKIVLHTILLIGVVVSIFPFYWLAVMSTNSTSEILAFPPNFLFGDQFMTNVQNVFANINFFQATANTLFVAVLTTVGTLFFCSLAGFAFAKFDFPGKNFLFISLLATMMIPAQLSFVPQFLVMAFIGWVNSFQALIVPGLAGAFGIFWIRQYCQESVPDELLDAGRLDGCSHFRLYWHVALPILRPAMAFLGIFTFIGVWNDYLWPLVVLNDSTKFTLQVMLAQLNGIYNTDYGMVMAGTLLATLPLIVLFAVFSRQFISGIAEGALKS
- a CDS encoding ABC transporter ATP-binding protein, which encodes MSSLLSIQSLTGGYTHTNVLKDVTFDIKAGEMVALIGLNGAGKSTTIKHIIGLMEAKKGHVFINGESFVQSPESYRHQFTYVPETPLLYDELTLQEHLELTAMAYGVEKSVFEQRVPSLLKEFRMEKRLNWFPVHFSKGMRQKVMIMCALLVEPSLYIVDEPFVGLDPVGIQSFLTMMRERKEAGAGILMSTHILSTAERYCDRFVILHEGTVRAFGTLDELRQQMNMPEATLDDMYLKLTTEDETV